TCCATCAGACTAGACCAAGTTGTCGAACAGTTTGCTAGATCCGAGGGCTAGGAATAGCAGGGTTTGGGGCCGGAGTTGCAGGTGTGGGAACATCCTCAAGCGGTAGCAGGGTCGGATAAAAATCGCGGGGTCGATCTCGCCCATCAATACAAGCATTGATCAACAGAGGGGCCGGGACATCGGTCTGGCGACTTAAACCTACCACGCATTGCGATAGGCGAGTTGGCAAGAGCGATCGCCGACAGTTATCTAAAATATCGCTAGGAAACACCCCCTGCGTCAGGCGACTAATATCGACCACGCAGGTTGCTAACTCAGAAGGACGACGCACCCGCCGACAGGTAAAGAGGGCATCTAGCGGGGGAATATCCGTATTCTGATTAATTCGGCTAACGCATCTGCCAATATCGCGGGGATATAGCGCCGCAGAACAGGCAACAGCCGCTTCTTCGGCGGCGATCCCCACTCGCTGCAAGTCGAAGGCGCAGGCCCGAAAATCGCGAGTGCTACCAATATTAACGGCGATCGCGCTTTGGGGGGCAACGCTGAACGCTGCGATCGTCCCAATAACAGGCGCAAGGGCTGAGATTACACTCAAAGTCGTGAAATAAAGCGAGTGACGCATGATCGGAACAAGACTCCTCACACTCAGGTCTTTAGACCAAAACTATAGCAGAGATGGGAAGAAGGGAGTTGGGAATTGGGAGTTGGGGGTTGGGGAAGAAGGGAGTTGGGGGTTGGGGAAGAAGGGAGTTGGGGGTTGGGGAAGAAGAGGATGGGGGGATGGGGAGGTGGGGGGAATTGGGAGTTTGTGAAGAAGAGATAGAAAAACTTGGTAACTATTAACTCAGCACTCCTTCCCCCACTCAGCACTCAGCACTTTACACTCAGCACTCAGCACTCAGCACTAACTTCCGGTCGCACTCTGGGGGAGAACGCTTAACATAGAGATATCCGCACGCTTGTTGAAGGAATGATGTCGTTTAACCCACAGGATTTTTCTAACCGAGATTTGCGCGATCGCTCCTTTCGAGGTCTTGACTTGTCTGGTGCTGATTTTAGCGGGTCAGATTTGCGCGGGTGCGATTTTAGGGAAGCGATTTTGGTTGGAACCAATTTTAGTCGAGTGCAAACGGGGCAAAGCCGTACGCCTGCGCGCTTGTTAATTGCCCGTGCTGGGGCTGGTGCGATCGCAGTAACCTTAGCAGGTGCGATCGCAGGCGTTGAGGCGGTTGTGGCTACGGGGGTTGTGGCAGGTGCGATCGCTAGGGGACAAACCGGAATTCTGGCAGCCGCGATCGCAGGGGCTTCTGCTGTCACCGGATGTCGGGGGTTGCTGGCATTATTCCACGGAGATTTTGTTCAGGGAAGTGCTTTGAGTTTGGGTGGCGCGATCGCCTTTTCTTTTGCGGCTTTATTATTTTTAGAGGCTTTAAAAACGACGGAAGCTTCTGGCCGCACTTGCTTTGCCAAGGCTGACTTAACTCAAGCTATTTTTGATGAAGCCACTGTGCAAGATACGGACTTTTCTGGGGCAACTCTCAACCAAGTCAGCTATCGCGGAACTCAAATCACTAGCACTCGCTTGCGGTTCCATCCATTTCCCCTACTGCGCGAACAGTTCTTTCAACACGCCCGCAAAATTCGTCTAGAAAGTTCTGCACATCCTTCTAATCGCACAATATCGCTTCAAGCTTCTCCCTCTCAAAAAGAATTAGCTGAACCTGATTGAATTCGGTTCTTCTGCCGATCCAGCCCAAAATCCGCCCAAAGTTAGTCTCTGGACGGATTAGAAGCGTTATGACTGTAGCGATCGCGCTTGGGATAAGCCGAACGGCGATTTAACCTGAGTGGTTTTTAACACCCAGCTACAGCACTTTGCTCTAAACAGCTACAGGTTGAGCCATTTGGCGCTTCAAAGCAACCCAACGTTTACCTTCTAGCGTAGATAGGACGAGATGGGCTTTCCCAACGCGCTGTACTGGACCTAAACCCACTGCCCACATCCCAGCAGCTAAAGCCCCTTCAATTCCGGCTTCTGCATCTTCAAAGACGACGCATTCTTCCGGCGAGAGGCCCAACTGTTGGGCGGCAAATTGGAATAGATCCGGGGCGGGTTTGGGTTGCGAGACGCTATAGCCATCGGCGATCGCATCAAAGCATTCAGCAATGCCCAACCGTTCTAACACCATGCGGGCATTCTTACTTGAAGATCCGAGGGAAATTTTCACCCCCATAGAACGTAACTCATCTAAGAGTTCTGCTACACCCGGTAAGAGATCGGCGCTAGAAACCCGATCCAGCAACTCTACATAGTAGCGGTTCTTGCTTTCCATCATCTCCTGCATTTTGGCTTCGCTGGCAGTGCGATCGCCTAAAACCCGCAGCAACGACTCCCGACGGGGTAAACCGCGCATCGCCTCATTCGCCTGTTCGTCAAAAGGAATTCCTTCTTCGTCGGCTAACTGCTTCCAGGCCAAATAATGGTAATGGGCGGTATCCGTAATCACGCCATCGAGGTCGAAAATTGCGCCCTTCAAGGCGAGATCCTGAGAAACGGACGGTTCTGTCGGCAGGAGGTGACTTTCTGGGGAGATGGGAACCACAGATACTTGCACATTTTCAGGGCGAATATCAAACTCGTAGCGCTGGTTGTGCCATTGCAAGCGGAACTTGAGGCGCGTCCAACCGGGCGGTAGACTCGGACAAGCCACTGGTCCAAATTGAGTCAGGCGAACTCCCCCAAATCCAAAGATAGCCGCTTGCCAAACGCCCCCGGCAGATGCTGCGTGAATACCTTCAGCCGCATTTCCCCGCACATCTTCTAAATCCACTAACGCCGCCCGCATAAAGTGGGTATAGGCTTCCGCAGGCGAGTTAAGATCGCAAGCCAGAATGGCATGAATGGCCGGCCCCAGGGAAGAGCCATAGGCGTGATCGGTGCGCGGCGTATAATAATCCCAGTTGGCTTGTACCACTTCCGGGCTATAGCGTTCGCGCAATAAGTACAGCAGCATCAATACATCGGCTTGTTTGAGAATTTGCCGCTGGCTGGTGGCTTCAATGCCTAACAAACCTTGTAGCGAGGTGGTGCGAGATTCGTAATCTGCCCAATTAATATCTTCGAGTTGGAAGAAGCCGTCAAACTGCTCAATTAAACCCGTTTGCGGATCTTGGACGAGGCGCAGATGTTGGGCAATGTCGATCCAGTGTTGCAGGCGTTCTGGGGTTAAGCCGAGTTGTTGCTGGAGTTGGGTGGCGGTTTCGGGATACGCCCGTTTTAACCAATCCCACAGAGTCAGGGCTTTTTGCAGGTGCCACTGGGCCATCACGTTGGTAAAGGCGTTATTATCGACGCGATCGTGGTTTTCATCGGGTCCAATGACATCCAAGATTTCGTAACTTTGGCGTTCGGCATTCCAAACCACGCGGCTTCCCCAGAATATCGCCGTATCGAGGATCATTTCTGCACCGCGATCGCGCATCCACCGATCGTCCCCAGTCATTTGCCAGTAATGCCATACAGCGTAAGCCACATCGCTAGTAATGTGAACTTCAATATCTCCGCACCAAATGCGGATCGCTTCGCCGTCTTTGCCCGTTACCCAGCGCGGTGTCACTTCATCGCCTGTTGTGGCGCTTTCCCAGGCATACATCGCCCCCTCATACCCGGCTTCTTGGGCCTTGCGTCGCGCCCCCGGTAGGGTGTTGTAGCGATAGTTGAGCAGGTTTTTCGCCAAGGCTGGCTGCGTGAGGGTGAGGAAGGGAACGATAAAGATTTCCGTATCCCAAAAAACATGACCCCGATAGGCAAAACCGGATAGGGTTTTGGCGGGGATGCTCACGCGATCGTCCTGGCGGGGGGCAACGACGAGCAGTTGAAACAGGTTATAACGGACGCTGAGTTGGGCTTGCAGGTCGCCTTCGATGACCACATCGCACTGTTGCCAAACCTCTGCCCAGGCTGCAATATGGGCGGCTAATAGGGTGCTATAGCAGGGTTCGCGGTTGAGGCGATCGCGGGCGTCGGCTAGGGGGGTAGGTGTCTCTCGCGAGGTAAATAGGGTGACGGTTTTTTCTAGGGTGACTTGCTGACCGGGTTGGAGATCGAAGCGGCATTGCAAGTGTTGACCGTCTGGCGATAATTGTACGGGGCGATCGCTCCCCAAAACGGCTAGATGGGCAACCATTCCCAATTCAATCCCAGAAGCCAAGGTTTTACTTTGTAACTCTAGGGTTGAGTGGCTACCCCCCCAAGCTAAGGTTTGCCAGTGGAAAACGCCCTGGTTGTGGGGTTGATCGTCAAATCCGCAGGTGACTTCAATCGCACCCTGATAATCAACCGCAGTCACCGAAACGCGCAGCGCTAGGACGTGCCGATCGGCTAAACTGGCAAATCGTTCAAAGTGGAAGATTAGGGTATGTCCTTCTGGAGAACGCCAGCGCACATCGCGACTGAGCAATCCTAAACGCAAGTCTAAGCGTCGTTCGTAGGCTAAAATTTCACCGCGATCGAGGCGAAATTCGGATTCTCCTACTTTAATCTGTAGCGGCAGCCAGTTGGGACAGTTGGCAAGTTCGGTATAGACGACGGGAACATCGTCATACACGCCATGAATGAGGGTGACGGCGCAATCGCCGGGATAGCCTTCTTCAAAGCTTCCTCGCGTGCCTAGATAACCATTTCCAAGGGTAAAAACAGTTTCTTGGGAATGGAGGCGAGAGGGATTCAGTTCAGTTTCAACAATGTTCCAACCCAAATAATCTGTTGAGTCTTGCGGGTTGTCAGCAGGGCGATCCAAAGAATAAAGCATGACTAGAAAAGAAACAGGGGTGTAGGGGACTCGATCTGAACCGATGAAATTCTCAGGGGTGAAGTAAAAGACAGTCCGATGGAGCTTGGTGAAGCGAGAATGAGTAAACCTCGATATTCCCGCCCAACAGAAAACTGTTGGCTGAGAATGCATCTTCTTTTAGATAGAATTCCCTACTCCGGGGGGGAAATCCTATAAACTCCAAGAAGCGACACAAAGCTACATACTTAGTAAATATGCTTGTAGTTTTGTTTCATTCTTCGCATAAAAGACCGATGGACAGTCCGAGAAGCGATCGCGCCCTCTGAGCTGTGTTAGGCTAAATGGCGCGATGGGCGCTAAGGCTTGACTCCGGCTTGAATTGGAATTTCAATCTTAAATTCAGCGCCGCGATCGGTAGAAGAATCGCAACTGAGTTTTCCTTTATGTTTTTCAACAACAATCTGATGGCTAATCGCTAACCCAATTCCGGTTCCTTTGCCAATGGGTTTGGTGGTAAAAAAGGGATCGAAGAGTAAGGGTTGAACGTCCTCTGGAATACCGGGTCCATTATCAGCAATCTTAATTAAGACTGACGGAACGCCGAGAGAAGAGTTTCCATCGAGGATCTCGGTAGAAATGGTGATGATGCTAGGGTTGGCTCGATGTTCTTCGAGGGTGCGATCGCGGTTATAGTCTTCTAAGACATCAATGGCATTTGCCAGGATATTCATAAAGACTTGGTTGAGTTGTCCTGCATAGCACTCTACTAAGGGTAAATCGCCATAATGTTTAATGATTTGAATTCCCGGACGATCCGCTCTGAATTTTAGCCGATTCCCTAAAATAAGCAGGGTACTTTCTAAACCTTCATGGATATCAACGGATTTCATTTCGCTTTCATCCAGCCGCGAAAAATTCCGTAAGGATTGGACAATTTCTCGAATCCGTTCTGCTCCCAAATGCATTGAACTGAGCAGTTTAGGTAAGTCCTCAATTACAAAGTCTAAATCAATTTCTTCGACTTCCTGCTGAATTTCCCTAGCAGGGTTAGGGTAATGTTTGGCGTACAACTCTAGAAGATGAATTAAGCTTTGAGTGTAAGAACTGGCATACAGCAAATTGCCATAAACGAAGTTAACAGGATTATTGATTTCATGGGCAACCCCAGCGACAAGTTGCCCTAAACTCGACATTTTTTCGCTTTGAATCAGTTGAGTTTGGGTGCGTTGTAGTTGCTGTAGGGTGTGTTCGAGTTGTTGCGCTTTTTCCCGTTCTCGGCTTTCAGATTCTTGCAAAGCTGCGTTGAGGTGAGTCAGTTCATCAGCTTTATGAATGACAATGCTAATCGTTGCTTGTCGAAGTGCGATCGCTGCTTCAATTTCGCACGATTTCCAGGGGATAGATTGACACTCTACCTGTTCTTTCCACAATGCAAAGGAATTGCGCGGACACAACACCAACTTACCATTTTCTTCTATTTTAAAAGATTCATAAGGGTTGCCTGCCCAATTCACGGTTTGAATTACTTCCGGGCGAAACCACACAATGTACTTTCTTTGGCTGCGAGAAATTGGAGTTGCTAAAATTCCGCTAGCAACTTGTTTATATTTAACCGCTTCTGGATAAGCTTTAGCTAAACAGGGAATCTGATAGCAGTTATTTTCAAACGGTTGGGTAGCCAGCCATTTCACAAGCTTTTGGATATCGGGGACGCTGGGAGTATTGCCAATACATTGAATTTCATCTCCCAAACAAAGGGCCGCACCTTGAGCATTAACCAAATCCAGAAGATTCGGTTGGTAGTCCAAAAGTCCTTTGAAAAAATGAGTTTCTTGGGACATGAATTCTAGCAACTTAGCCTGAATATTTTTGAGGCTAAGTTTGTATTCAAAATCATCAGTTTCCACCTTAGAAGTCAATTCTAAGGAAATCGATTGTCCTAAGAATTCACAAGCCGCCCGAATCACATAGGGCAAGTATTTGGGCGTTTGATGGTGACAAGCAATTAATCCCCAAAGTTGATTATCTTTCAGCAGAGAAATGGTTAAAGATGATTTGACGCCGAGGTTATGAAGATATTCTAAATGGCAGGGGGAAGCGCTTCTCAGAACGGCTAAACTTAAATCTAAGGGGCGATCGAAAACAGCACGATCTTCGGGAACGAGACGAACCGGGTGATAATCAGTGTTAGGAATGGCTCGAATCCAATTCAGAAAAAACATCCGTCGCGATTGTTCCGGAATATCTGTAGCTGGATAATGCAACCCCAGCCAAGCATCAGCTTCTGGTAGTTTATCTTCAGCAACCACAATGCCGTGATTTTCTTCGCGAAATTGATACAGAACAACTCGATCGAATCCGGTAAGTTTGCGAACCTCTTGCACCGCGACTTGATACAGTTCTTGGAGGTGAGTTGATTGTTGAATGAGTAGAGTTGAATGTTTGATGAGATGATAAAAATCTAAAAAATTGATCTTATCGCGCTCGAAAGTTGGCTCTAACTCTAAAATAAGAACATGATTATAGCGATGAATAATGCCATCAAAGACCAGAGGCGTGTGGCTGCGGCTTAAAATAAACTTTAACGGATTCAGAGATTGAACATTTTCTCGATTCAGGGAAAGCTGAAACGATTCAATTTGGGGCGTCTCAAACCAATCTAAAAGCAGCGTTCCTAGTAACTGCTCGGCAGACAATCCCAGAAGAGATTGTGTATTTTCGCTGACTTGCATAATTTGCAATTCAGGTTCTTGTAAAACTAGGAGAACTCCATGCGGTTGGATACAACCCAGTTGATGAATCGGGGAAGATTCATAGGTAGTAGACTCAGGATTTTCTGGGGAAAAGTTTCTGGGTTGGCGACTAAACATTATTTTCTTCCTTGAACCCAATTTTTAGGAGAGTTAAATGTTGAAGAAAGTGAGGTTGTACAACGATCTCAGACGCACCTCTAGCACCTAACTGATAGGCTGAGTAATGCGATCGCAGAACCTGACAAAGTAAAACTGGGTGTAAAGACCGCAAAATGAGGGGTGTTGCTGATTGCACTTCCTCTTCTCACTATACTTTACAGAGGTAAACATCGGGATCGGGGATGCTTAAGCCTTTACAACCTAAAATCGGTTGAGTCTGAGCGATCCCCTCGCCGGTACCAGAGGATTTTAGCGGAAGGCAATCTTAGCTTCTCCTTGCTTCCCTGACTTCAGTTAAAATACAAGTCTCCTGACCTTTAAGAACAAGCAGCATGGGTAATAGCTTTGGGCATTTTTTTCGGGTGACAACCTTTGGCGAGTCGCACGGCGGTGGTGTAGGCGCGATCGTTGATGGGTGCCCTCCAAGAGTTGAAATTAGTGTAGAAGAAATTCAGCAGGAATTAGACCGCAGGCGACCGGGACAGAGTAAAATAACGACTCCTCGTAAAGAAGCAGATACCTGCGAGATCCTATCGGGCGTTTTTGAAGGCAAAACTCTCGGAACCCCGATCGCTATCTTAGTCCGCAACCAAGACACGCGGCCGCAAGATTACCAGGAAATGGCCGAAACCTATCGACCTTCCCACGCAGATGCCACCTATGAAATGAAGTATGGTATTCGCAATTGGCAAGGTGGGGGGCGTTCTTCCGCCAGAGAAACCATTGGTCGAGTTGCAGCAGGTGCGATCGCCAAAAAAATTCTTAAAATAGCAGCTAACGTAGAAATTGTCGGATACGTTAAACGCATTCAACACCTAGAAGGACAAGTCGATCCTCAAACCGTCACCCTCGCTCAAGTTGAAAGCAACATTGTTCGCTGTCCTGACTCAGAGTGCGCCCCCAGGATGATCGAATTAATCGAGCAAATTGGTCGCCAAGGAGACTCTGTAGGAGGCGTGGTAGAGTGTATTATCCGCAATTGCCCTCCGGGTTTAGGAATGCCTGTCTTTGACAAGCTAGAAGCCGATCTGGCTAAAGCAGTGATGTCTTTGCCGGCTTCCAAAGGGTTTGAGATTGGATCGGGGTTTGCAGGCACCTTAATGACGGGTAGCCAACATAACGATGCCTTCTATACGGATGAGAACGGTAGGCTTCGGACCGCCACCAATTATTCGGGTGGCATTCAAGGCGGGATTTCTAATGGGGAACCCATCTCCTTGAGAGTCGCCTTTAAACCAACTGCTACGATCCGAAAAGAACAACAAACCGTGAACCGTCAAGGTGAAGCCACCCTGTTAGCGGCCAAAGGTCGTCATGACCCTTGCGTTTTGCCTAGAGCCGTGCCTATGGTAGAAGCAATGGTCGCTCTGGTGTTATGCGATCACCTATTGCGGCATCAGGGTCAATCCGGAACATTAAAGTTTTGAGTTACCCATGCAAACTAGTCTTTCCTCCGAGTTTGTTATCCAGTTTTGGGGCGTTCGAGGGAGCATTCCTGCCCCAGGCTCAGAAACCGTTCGCTATGGGGGTAATACCTCTTGCGTTGAGTTGCGCGTGGGCGGCAAACGCCTGGTTTTTGATGGCGGTACTGGACTGAGAATGTTAGCCAATCATTTGGCTTCACAAATGCCTGTAGAACTCTATATGTTCTTTACCCATTACCATTGGGACCATATCCAAGGCATTCCGTTTTTCCTGCCGATTTTTACCCCTGGAAATTGCTGTCATATCTACGGGACAACTCCCCCGGATGCTGAATCGCTGAAAAAGCACTTTCTCGATCGGGTCCTTCACGCCAATTCTCCGGTTCCGACTCCCCAAATTCAGGCCGATCTTAAGTTTTATGACCTAGAACCGGGCAATGTCATGCAGCTTGATGACATTACGATTGAGACGGGTCATTTGAATCACCCGAATGGCGCAATGGGATATCGGATTACCTGGCAAGACCAGACGGTGGTTTACTGTACGGACACGGAACATTATCCGGATCGGCTGGATGAAGATGTTTTACACCTCTGTCGGGATGCAGATGTTTTGATTTACGACGCGATGTATACCGATGAAGAGTATCACAATCCCAAGTCTCCAAAAGTGGGCTGGGGTCACTCCACTTGGCAAGAGGGGGTTAAGCTGGCTAAGGCTGCCGGGGTGAAGCGGTTGGTGATTTTTCACCACGAACCTAACCACGATGATGATAGCCTCGATCGGATTGCTGAGGAAGTGAAGGCGGCTTTCCCTGCTGGCGTTTTGGCTCGCGAAGGTATGATTTTACCCGCGATCGAACAGGAGGTGGCGATTCAGTGTTAGGAGGTTAGGGTTCAGGGTGCATTGGAGATTGTCGATACACAGATCGCTTGTCGAACTCTGCTGAATGTTTATGTCCCCTACTGTTGTTCTAATTGCTCACGATCGCAAAAAAGATGAGTTGGTTGCTTTGATTCAGCTTCATTTTGCGCTCTTTAGCGATTGCAGACTCCTAACCACTCAAGCCACGGGCGCTAGAATTGCAGAGACTACAGGCTTAAGCATTTCTTCTACGCTATCGGGTTCGTTAGGTGGAGATTTACAAGTTGCGGCTCAAATTGCTGGCGGCCAAGTGAATGCGGCGATCTTTTTACTCGATCCGCTTTACGCTCAACCTCACGAGCCAGACATTCAAGCTTTGTTACGCATTTGTAATATTTATAATGTCCCCTTGGCAACGAATTTAGCAACGGCGAGTATAGTTGTCAATTCTTTAGAGACTGAAGCAACTTCTTAAGGCTTAAGTATCTGGAGAATGACCATCTTGCTGGCTAATTCCTAGATTATCTTTGCTGGTTTTGAGCTGTTGCCATAGGTCTTTGATTTGCTGGTAAGCTGTTTCTGATGAAACCTTGCCATTCGTTTCTAAATTGCAAATTACACTGACGCGTTGGGCAAATTCTTGCAAATTTGCATTAAACATCAGGTTTTCTGGCGTAAAGTCTCCCCGGTAGGTGCTTCGGGGATAAATGAAGTCAGAGGGATCTGTCATGATTGAGGAAGTTGAAGGGAATATACTATCGTTTTATCACAAAAAAATTAAGA
The nucleotide sequence above comes from Desertifilum tharense IPPAS B-1220. Encoded proteins:
- a CDS encoding pentapeptide repeat-containing protein; this translates as MMSFNPQDFSNRDLRDRSFRGLDLSGADFSGSDLRGCDFREAILVGTNFSRVQTGQSRTPARLLIARAGAGAIAVTLAGAIAGVEAVVATGVVAGAIARGQTGILAAAIAGASAVTGCRGLLALFHGDFVQGSALSLGGAIAFSFAALLFLEALKTTEASGRTCFAKADLTQAIFDEATVQDTDFSGATLNQVSYRGTQITSTRLRFHPFPLLREQFFQHARKIRLESSAHPSNRTISLQASPSQKELAEPD
- the pgmB gene encoding beta-phosphoglucomutase yields the protein MLYSLDRPADNPQDSTDYLGWNIVETELNPSRLHSQETVFTLGNGYLGTRGSFEEGYPGDCAVTLIHGVYDDVPVVYTELANCPNWLPLQIKVGESEFRLDRGEILAYERRLDLRLGLLSRDVRWRSPEGHTLIFHFERFASLADRHVLALRVSVTAVDYQGAIEVTCGFDDQPHNQGVFHWQTLAWGGSHSTLELQSKTLASGIELGMVAHLAVLGSDRPVQLSPDGQHLQCRFDLQPGQQVTLEKTVTLFTSRETPTPLADARDRLNREPCYSTLLAAHIAAWAEVWQQCDVVIEGDLQAQLSVRYNLFQLLVVAPRQDDRVSIPAKTLSGFAYRGHVFWDTEIFIVPFLTLTQPALAKNLLNYRYNTLPGARRKAQEAGYEGAMYAWESATTGDEVTPRWVTGKDGEAIRIWCGDIEVHITSDVAYAVWHYWQMTGDDRWMRDRGAEMILDTAIFWGSRVVWNAERQSYEILDVIGPDENHDRVDNNAFTNVMAQWHLQKALTLWDWLKRAYPETATQLQQQLGLTPERLQHWIDIAQHLRLVQDPQTGLIEQFDGFFQLEDINWADYESRTTSLQGLLGIEATSQRQILKQADVLMLLYLLRERYSPEVVQANWDYYTPRTDHAYGSSLGPAIHAILACDLNSPAEAYTHFMRAALVDLEDVRGNAAEGIHAASAGGVWQAAIFGFGGVRLTQFGPVACPSLPPGWTRLKFRLQWHNQRYEFDIRPENVQVSVVPISPESHLLPTEPSVSQDLALKGAIFDLDGVITDTAHYHYLAWKQLADEEGIPFDEQANEAMRGLPRRESLLRVLGDRTASEAKMQEMMESKNRYYVELLDRVSSADLLPGVAELLDELRSMGVKISLGSSSKNARMVLERLGIAECFDAIADGYSVSQPKPAPDLFQFAAQQLGLSPEECVVFEDAEAGIEGALAAGMWAVGLGPVQRVGKAHLVLSTLEGKRWVALKRQMAQPVAV
- a CDS encoding ATP-binding protein, coding for MFSRQPRNFSPENPESTTYESSPIHQLGCIQPHGVLLVLQEPELQIMQVSENTQSLLGLSAEQLLGTLLLDWFETPQIESFQLSLNRENVQSLNPLKFILSRSHTPLVFDGIIHRYNHVLILELEPTFERDKINFLDFYHLIKHSTLLIQQSTHLQELYQVAVQEVRKLTGFDRVVLYQFREENHGIVVAEDKLPEADAWLGLHYPATDIPEQSRRMFFLNWIRAIPNTDYHPVRLVPEDRAVFDRPLDLSLAVLRSASPCHLEYLHNLGVKSSLTISLLKDNQLWGLIACHHQTPKYLPYVIRAACEFLGQSISLELTSKVETDDFEYKLSLKNIQAKLLEFMSQETHFFKGLLDYQPNLLDLVNAQGAALCLGDEIQCIGNTPSVPDIQKLVKWLATQPFENNCYQIPCLAKAYPEAVKYKQVASGILATPISRSQRKYIVWFRPEVIQTVNWAGNPYESFKIEENGKLVLCPRNSFALWKEQVECQSIPWKSCEIEAAIALRQATISIVIHKADELTHLNAALQESESREREKAQQLEHTLQQLQRTQTQLIQSEKMSSLGQLVAGVAHEINNPVNFVYGNLLYASSYTQSLIHLLELYAKHYPNPAREIQQEVEEIDLDFVIEDLPKLLSSMHLGAERIREIVQSLRNFSRLDESEMKSVDIHEGLESTLLILGNRLKFRADRPGIQIIKHYGDLPLVECYAGQLNQVFMNILANAIDVLEDYNRDRTLEEHRANPSIITISTEILDGNSSLGVPSVLIKIADNGPGIPEDVQPLLFDPFFTTKPIGKGTGIGLAISHQIVVEKHKGKLSCDSSTDRGAEFKIEIPIQAGVKP
- the aroC gene encoding chorismate synthase, with the translated sequence MGNSFGHFFRVTTFGESHGGGVGAIVDGCPPRVEISVEEIQQELDRRRPGQSKITTPRKEADTCEILSGVFEGKTLGTPIAILVRNQDTRPQDYQEMAETYRPSHADATYEMKYGIRNWQGGGRSSARETIGRVAAGAIAKKILKIAANVEIVGYVKRIQHLEGQVDPQTVTLAQVESNIVRCPDSECAPRMIELIEQIGRQGDSVGGVVECIIRNCPPGLGMPVFDKLEADLAKAVMSLPASKGFEIGSGFAGTLMTGSQHNDAFYTDENGRLRTATNYSGGIQGGISNGEPISLRVAFKPTATIRKEQQTVNRQGEATLLAAKGRHDPCVLPRAVPMVEAMVALVLCDHLLRHQGQSGTLKF
- a CDS encoding MBL fold metallo-hydrolase, producing the protein MQTSLSSEFVIQFWGVRGSIPAPGSETVRYGGNTSCVELRVGGKRLVFDGGTGLRMLANHLASQMPVELYMFFTHYHWDHIQGIPFFLPIFTPGNCCHIYGTTPPDAESLKKHFLDRVLHANSPVPTPQIQADLKFYDLEPGNVMQLDDITIETGHLNHPNGAMGYRITWQDQTVVYCTDTEHYPDRLDEDVLHLCRDADVLIYDAMYTDEEYHNPKSPKVGWGHSTWQEGVKLAKAAGVKRLVIFHHEPNHDDDSLDRIAEEVKAAFPAGVLAREGMILPAIEQEVAIQC
- the mgsA gene encoding methylglyoxal synthase, which gives rise to MSPTVVLIAHDRKKDELVALIQLHFALFSDCRLLTTQATGARIAETTGLSISSTLSGSLGGDLQVAAQIAGGQVNAAIFLLDPLYAQPHEPDIQALLRICNIYNVPLATNLATASIVVNSLETEATS